CCCTCGGCGAACGGTGCGCCGACGCAGGGCCAACCCGGCCGGCCGGCGCCGGGCCGCGCGGGCGGGTCGGCGCCGGAACCGGCCCCCGGCGGCGTCATGACCTCCCCCCGCCTCCCCGGCCGGCAGACACCGGCGGTACGTCGCTTCGTCATCGAGCCCGGCACCGACAGCCGGGAACCGGAGTCCCGGCTGCCCGCCCAGGTGCTGACCACCAGCGGCTGGCACGGATCGTTCTTCCACGGCACCTGCGGCACCGCCTCGAGTCCTCGCCCTACCGCTCGGCTGACCGTGCGCGGCGCGACGCTCCGCGGCGCCACCCATGCCAGCCTCGGCACCGAGGGACAGGACGCGATCGGAGCCGCGTGGGACGAGGCACGGTCGGCGCTGTACGTCGCCGTGGCCGACGGCCTCGGATCGCTGCCCAGGTCCGGCCGGGTCGCTGCCGAGGCTATCCGCGCCACCTTGCACCTCTGCGTCCACCGGCCGCCCGCGCTCTCGTTCGCGGACAGCGGTGAGCGGTTGTTCGAGGCCATCGCCGACGGCATGGTCCGGTCCCTGGCCGCGGATGCGGGAGTGCTCGACGGGGCCTGCACCCTTGTGGTGGCCGAGGTGCTGCCCCGCTTCGACGGTGCCGAGGTGACGGTGCACGGCGTGGGCGACTCCGAGGCGTGGGCACTCTACGACGGCTGCTGGGAGCCGCTGCACCACGAGCGAGGCGGGGCTGACAACGCCACCCGGGACCTGCCCGCCCACAGCCGCCCGCAGACCCGCAGCTTCCTGCTCTCCCCCGGCTCGGTGCTACTCCTCGGGACCGACGGCTTCGCCGCTGGCC
This genomic interval from Micromonospora sp. CCTCC AA 2012012 contains the following:
- a CDS encoding protein phosphatase 2C domain-containing protein, with protein sequence MDDAVLTAAALLVAGAAVYLGALIGWPRSWPFRRRDAGHHDDGRAGIAVVPSANGAPTQGQPGRPAPGRAGGSAPEPAPGGVMTSPRLPGRQTPAVRRFVIEPGTDSREPESRLPAQVLTTSGWHGSFFHGTCGTASSPRPTARLTVRGATLRGATHASLGTEGQDAIGAAWDEARSALYVAVADGLGSLPRSGRVAAEAIRATLHLCVHRPPALSFADSGERLFEAIADGMVRSLAADAGVLDGACTLVVAEVLPRFDGAEVTVHGVGDSEAWALYDGCWEPLHHERGGADNATRDLPAHSRPQTRSFLLSPGSVLLLGTDGFAAGLDTGTSPLARGLAEYWRTRPSWLEFVNHVSFVDEYYSDDRSAIGVWIGEGDARD